A single region of the Actinoplanes sp. SE50/110 genome encodes:
- a CDS encoding site-specific integrase, which translates to MTKRRSRGDGGLHWDEQRQRWIASVTVGYTPAGKRIVRKASGKTKTEANNALRQKIREYQDGLSIPTTGYTVADAVTDWLTYGLPDVDEETVNNYTLLANGHIIPAIGARKLRDPSKQKELSATDIDRWLADKAKILSTRTLRLLHSIANRAINRAMARDKVMRNVVALCKVPTGTAGRPSKSLTYEQAKALLVAAESSSLHAYVVLSLLTGARTEELRELTWQHVDLVGRPDAEPPIPPAIHVWHSVRAHGDTKTKKSRRSLALPVRCVRVLTAQRAAHGDPRPDDYVCASKVGTQLDRHNVLRAFRAIVAAVPGMNPAEWTPRELRHSFVSLLSDNGMSIEEIADLCGHSGTSITETVYRHQLRPVLLNGAVAMDRIFGPDDTPGA; encoded by the coding sequence ATGACCAAACGCCGCAGCCGTGGAGACGGCGGGCTGCACTGGGACGAACAGCGCCAGCGCTGGATCGCCTCGGTCACCGTCGGATACACCCCGGCCGGTAAACGCATCGTCCGTAAGGCAAGCGGCAAGACCAAGACCGAGGCCAACAATGCACTCCGTCAGAAGATCCGTGAGTACCAGGACGGGCTGTCGATCCCCACGACCGGCTACACGGTCGCCGACGCCGTCACGGACTGGCTCACCTACGGACTTCCCGACGTCGACGAGGAAACGGTCAACAACTACACGCTGCTGGCCAACGGTCACATCATCCCGGCGATCGGTGCACGCAAGCTCCGTGACCCCAGCAAACAGAAGGAACTCAGCGCCACCGACATTGACAGGTGGCTGGCCGACAAAGCCAAGATTCTCAGCACCCGCACGCTGCGACTGCTGCACTCGATCGCGAATCGCGCCATCAACCGAGCGATGGCCCGCGACAAGGTCATGCGCAACGTCGTCGCACTCTGCAAGGTACCGACCGGCACCGCCGGACGACCCTCCAAGTCACTCACCTACGAGCAGGCCAAAGCGCTCCTCGTCGCTGCCGAGTCGAGCAGCCTGCACGCGTATGTAGTTTTGTCGCTGCTGACCGGTGCTCGTACCGAGGAACTGCGAGAACTCACCTGGCAGCACGTCGACCTGGTCGGACGTCCGGACGCCGAGCCACCGATTCCGCCGGCCATCCACGTATGGCATTCGGTGCGCGCCCACGGTGACACCAAGACCAAGAAGTCACGGCGTTCACTCGCCCTGCCGGTTCGCTGTGTCCGGGTCCTCACCGCGCAACGCGCGGCGCACGGAGATCCACGACCGGATGACTACGTCTGCGCCAGCAAGGTCGGCACCCAGCTCGACCGGCACAACGTGCTGCGAGCCTTCCGCGCGATCGTCGCGGCTGTCCCCGGAATGAATCCGGCTGAATGGACGCCCCGCGAATTACGGCACAGTTTCGTTTCGCTGCTGTCCGACAATGGGATGAGCATCGAGGAAATCGCCGACCTGTGTGGTCATTCCGGCACCTCGATCACCGAGACCGTTTACCGCCACCAACTGCGCCCGGTTCTGCTGAACGGCGCGGTGGCCATGGACCGGATCTTCGGTCCGGATGACACTCCTGGGGCTTAG
- a CDS encoding helix-turn-helix domain-containing protein, with amino-acid sequence MRMLSLSRSVIYELIRSGRLRTVKEGRTRLVPASAITAYVTLLEQESKKGVAA; translated from the coding sequence ATGCGGATGCTGAGCTTGAGCCGTTCCGTCATCTATGAACTGATCCGCTCGGGGCGGTTGCGCACCGTCAAGGAGGGTCGCACCCGGCTGGTCCCGGCCAGCGCCATCACCGCCTACGTCACCCTGCTCGAACAGGAAAGCAAGAAAGGAGTCGCCGCATGA